A stretch of Henckelia pumila isolate YLH828 chromosome 4, ASM3356847v2, whole genome shotgun sequence DNA encodes these proteins:
- the LOC140860920 gene encoding uncharacterized protein — MSCIIWNARGLGNQRAFRELKRLCAEKSPTLLFISETKVSTSRYKWWREVLGFTGMFGVDCNGRSGGLLIFWKEPFDITIHSYTSGHIDSTIKHDNKLWRFTGFYGHPDYRLRNQSWTLLRRLKDQQGFQGIPWLVGGDFNEICYDSEKLGGNTKPYAQTQAFRDILDFCSLQDLHHHGEFFTWVNRRQLEETIFECLDRYVGTFAWRMMYPAARAHSLEFYYSDHRPIIIELGSTLHLPTFKRRLFRFETHWITEPDCFEIVEKGWQKENEALSLQSRISACQESLYLGG; from the coding sequence ATGAGTTGCATCATTTGGAATGCTCGGGGGCTTGGGAACCAACGAGCATTCCGTGAACTGAAGCGGCTTTGTGCCGAAAAGAGCCCAACCTTACTTTTTATCTCTGAGACAAAAGTAAGTACTTCTAGATACAAGTGGTGGAGGGAGGTTCTTGGTTTCACTGGAATGTTTGGGGTTGATTGTAATGGTAGGAGTGGGGGTCTGCTTATCTTTTGGAAAGAGCCTTTTGATATAACTATCCACTCTTATACTTCTGGTCACATTGATAGCACCATCAAGCACGATAATAAATTATGGAGATTCACGGGATTCTATGGTCATCCAGATTATCGGCTTCGGAATCAATCATGGACGCTTCTAAGACGTTTAAAGGATCAGCAAGGATTTCAAGGCATTCCTTGGCTTGTCGGTGGAGACTTTAATGAGATTTGCTATGATAGTGAGAAGTTGGGAGGGAATACTAAACCTTATGCCCAGACTCAAGCCTTCCGTGACATTCTAGATTTTTGTTCATTGCAGGATTTACACCACCATGGAGAGTTTTTTACATGGGTGAATCGCCGACAGCTGGAGGAGACTATTTTTGAATGCCTTGATAGATATGTGGGAACTTTTGCATGGCGAATGATGTATCCAGCAGCTCGTGCACACTCTCTAGAGTTCTATTACTCGGACCATCGTCCAATTATTATTGAGCTTGGCTCTACCCTGCATCTTCCAACTTTTAAAAGGAGGTTGTTTCGTTTTGAGACTCACTGGATTACCGAACCTGATTGTTTTGAGATTGTGGAAAAGGGATGGCAGAAAGAGAATGAGGCTCTATCTCTGCAGAGTCGAATTAGTGCATGCCAAGAATCTCTTTATCTGGGCGGGTGA
- the LOC140866577 gene encoding uncharacterized protein, whose translation MPTEQYCPRKSGQIPAFGDWENAGELPITQYFECARQAGLLRCTCSGQCPANISNVGFWDGGADLYATGFERPPPRRVVFEKPPPRRIYSAPQQKARGFDKGCSNEKEQRKQAVQVRYLMHHPRNHQHYYPKQKNQPTYVVSQQQTSTFTAKPVDEDLYKIPSELLENSKGKKVLGFFRRCMVPPCAA comes from the exons ATGCCTACG GAACAATATTGCCCGCGGAAAAGTGGGCAAATCCCGGCGTTTGGCGACTGGGAGAACGCTGGCGAGTTGCCGATTACGCAATACTTCGAATGCGCGAGGCAGGCGGGCTTGCTCCGATGTACCTGCTCTGGGCAATGCCCTGCCAATATTAGCAACGTCGGGTTCTGGGACGGCGGCGCTGATCTTTACGCCACAGGGTTTGAGAGGCCGCCGCCCCGTAGGGTGGTCTTCGAGAAACCGCCGCCGCGCCGGATTTATTCTGCTCCTCAACAGAAG GCACGGGGATTTGACAAAGGCTGTTCAAATGAGAAGGAGCAAAGGAAACAAGCTGTTCAGGTTCGCTACCTGATGCATCATCCTAGAAATCATCAGCACTACTACCCGAAACAAAAAAACCAGCCTACATATGTCGTCTCCCAGCAGCAAACGTCGACGTTTACTGCGAAACCAGTCGATGAAGATCTTTACAAGATCCCTTCTGAACTTCTTGAAAATTCCAAAGGA AAAAAAGTGTTGGGATTCTTTAGGAGATGCATGGTACCCCCTTGTGCAGCGTGA